The nucleotide window CATGATCATCCTCGACCCGAATATCGAGGACAACGCGGTCCAGGTGACGCTGGACCGGTTCTTGAAGATCATCAAGGACGCCAAGGGCACCATTGACCAGACCGACATCTGGGGCAAGCGGCGCTTGGCGTATGACATCCTCAAGCACTCCGAGGGGATTTACGCGGTGATCAATTT belongs to Bifidobacteriaceae bacterium and includes:
- the rpsF gene encoding 30S ribosomal protein S6, with product MRPYEIMIILDPNIEDNAVQVTLDRFLKIIKDAKGTIDQTDIWGKRRLAYDILKHSEGIYAVINFTADSGAAKELDRVLNLSDSVLRTKLLRAYPAPVA